DNA from Cydia pomonella isolate Wapato2018A chromosome 14, ilCydPomo1, whole genome shotgun sequence:
AGAAATGTTCCTCGCCAGCAGAAGTAAGTTACTGTAGTTACTAGAATACTGCGAACATTTACATAGAACATGGTACTTCAGCGAGATCCGTGCCATCTTCTCGCGCCGCTACCTGCTGCAGAATGTGGCCATCGAGATGTTCCTCGCCAGCAGAAGTAAGTCACTCTGCTTAAATGACTTTTGGTATTACAATTTTATACCTAGAGCATGGACGGATGGACGAGTCAATGACCCGCGACCATGATAAATATGTCCCGGGGGCTTAGCCAAGATAACACTCGTTGATTggaaacgccaatcgaaacttaaataatgtacgGAAATAGTCACATGAATTTTGGAAACATATTTCATGTCAATAGGttcatttttacttttcgtttgTCGTTGTACTTACGTACATATCTGTCCTTCCGGCCATGAAGTAACGATcctgaaaaatattttagtagttACGAGATGtaatcgtaaaaaaaactgAACATTTTACTGCTCTtaacaaacattatttttgctcatattttaatattaagttcCGGGTTGTGATATAAATCctttgccattttttttatactaacaagcatacagcccgccgtaagcagtctccgtagcctatggacgcctgcaactccacaggAGCTACATGCGTGTTGCGGACAAAAACACTCCGAAccctggttgagctctggcaacctaccaccatttgtgatttatttttaattactgtaTCTAATTCTCAATATGAATACATTCCGAAATAATTTCCACAGATTTAATAGAAACTAtttttattcgtggcaaaaatatactgataaaatgtagaacaaaaagaaacttatacataacattatattacatgacACATATTAGCCACTTCACACTCACTTCACATTCACTTGTTAGTCATTTCACTTATTTTCactatttattgtttaattcaTAACTTCAACCAACCAACCGACACTAATTTTGCTTATCTCCTAGCTTTTTTGAATCGACTAACCTACGTGATACCTCTGTAGTGTAACATGTGTTTCTATCTCATTCCAGCATCAATATTCTTCGCATTCCCGGATCAAGCCACGGTGAAGAAGGTGATCAAAGCCCTGCCCCGCGTCGGCGTCGGCATCAAGTACGGCATCCCGCAGACCAGGTCAGTGCCTTATCATTTCTGCCACAGATCTATAATGTACAAGATTTCCTGTCAAATAACACAAGTGCGACGAAAATCGGGATGATGTCATTGGTCATTGGAAATATTTAATTCGATTATTTGCTTTTGTAACAATATATAGGATTATTAGTATTTCAAGTATACAGCTTTTCGTATTTTCGGTCGGACCTATCCTTACCTTCAAGTGACAATAAAAAGTGGTCAAGtctttagggttccataccaaaaaggtacaaaaggaacccttatggtgcgactctgtccatccgtccgtctgttacattgctaaatatctcgagaactacttaagctgTTATTATGTTTGAACTATAAGCTTTATTTGAAATATCGCATTGTTATGAACAGCGATACCGcagacatttttatattattttagtgaAAAATAATCGATTTATGAAGAACAATGTTCATGAATACTATCttggtttttttaattatcaaaaacatTCCCAAATTTAATTTGGAATTTTATCCCCATTGCGGTTTTTTATTCTTGCAATTCAGATCACactaaagacaccttttttcaaaaaaaataaaaaaaattaatcagtTCACATGACATAATAAAGAattatacatatgtacttaCCTGAAAAACCAGCAAACATACAGTTTGCGCAAATTAGCCAACTGTACACAATAATGCTCGCCTTTGTACTACGGCAtgagttcgcctttgtactacacaTTTAATTTccatctgatgtaatcaatatttcttttttctcgtacaatacaGTCTTTACTTACACGAGATAactgaaagtttgtacggaaccctcgatgcgCGACTTAAAcgaactcgcgcaccgaggttGCACCGGTTTTCTAATTTGTACTTCGCTTTTCACACCTCAGTTATCTTAAACCATAAAcgtcattctagatctgtgATTTCTGTCACCCGGGCCCCTGTTTCATAACGCTGACAATTGTGAAATGTGGACTTTATTATAACTTATACGCTAGTTATTTAATAACCGACAAGCAGGACCGCCTTCGCCGTGTTTGTCAATCTTAAGTTTAGGTTTGTACTGTGATGTCTAATTAGGTATTCGGTATGTAAGAATTCTTCGATCACATGTTCAGCTAACAACTAAAGTGCGCGGACTTAATAGTTTGCACTAAACTGTCAGTCAGTCCAAGTAGGCCTTAAAGGCTCTTTTATTTACAAGTCCACATAACTCGTCCAGTGGCATACGTCACTTTTAgttgttggaattttgattCTATTTCAAttgatcaaatttaaaatttaaatgacgtAATCGTTCGGAGCCGACGACCTATCACTCGAAGTGTTTATAAGGGCATTTACAGTATTTAGCAATTTATTTGTATATGCACAACATCTGTCCATGGTAGTTACAGTGTATTGGATTCACAGGGTACATACAGTACCTTCATACTGCAACTCTTTAATGGGGAACTCTCTCAACGACTTGTTTGAAACAAAGGGTGAATACAATCTTTTTGTCTATAAATACAATTGCTTTACGACATCCTACCAAATACTATTAACGGTATATTTGACCCTAATCAGCCCTTTAACGAATTGATCAAGTGAGAAATTGATATAGCTTGTTACGCCATCTACACGATATGCCTGGAACTAAAAGGCTTTTTCGCCTCGCTCGTTCGATTCGTAGTTTCGAGTCAAGGTTCTTGAGTAGCTACTTATGCATTACGCCGATAGATGACTCTAGAAACTTCGTTTTATTTATCCGTGACACCGatgtacaaaaaagtaatttGGGTGTTTTACCTACTTTAAGTATGAATAAAGTTTAGAGAACGTGTGTACTTTCAAATGAGAGAAAATGAAACggtcaaaataaaacaacacatttttatttgGACGTATGTCTACAACTTTCATCACAGTGAAAACTCACTACGTATCCAAACAAAACCATTACCCTCCTTGGTTTCAGCGGGGAAACAAATTACCCTGGACGCATAAAATCTTTGTACAAATTcaataattacttaaaaatactcataaaattaataaagtcgCTCCAGCTCTGAACTGGACTGGTAACattttcttaaaactagacAAACAAGGTTAAGGTTACATTTAAATATCGTCACCGAGTACAAAACCTAGCCTATGGAATGTAATAGTTAAAATCACTCGAAATACCTATAATACTGATCACATAACATTAATAATGGTAAAATTGTTCATAAATTGGTAACTATTAGTGCTAAACTTTGAGTGCAAGCACCAAGTGGGCAGCAATCGCAAGGAGTTATTCATGATGGCCCGGGATTTTTTCACCATCTTTGTGAATCCATCGCGGGGCAAagatttccttatttttttctaaagataCTGATGCACCAGCACTATGCCGCCTCTGCACCGGCCGCCCCTCCATTCCATAGTGCTTACCCACTTCAGGGTCTATCTCTTTCTTTTCTTCGTCGAATTGCTTCATAATTTCAGTTAAGGATTTCCCTTTTGTCTCTGGAAGGAACAACAAGCAGTATGACGCTCCCAACAGCGCGCAAAACGCAAACAAGTACAAAGTACCATTACTGGTTAATACATTCTCCAACTGAGGGTATGTTTTTATGTTGAAGAAGATTAAGACATATGCGCAGCAGGCCGTTGCCCCTGACATAACCCCTCTAATATCCTGAGGGTATAGTTCTCCTGACATTATCCAGGGGAGTTGGAGAAAACCAACCATACTAAATGATACGTGCAGAAGCACGCACACTAGTTTCAATAACGGAGGGCCATTTACAGTGTCACACACAGCTGCTCCCAGCATTGTCACTCCTAACAACAGCCCTGATGTTGCTGCTAGCGTTTTTCTTCTAAAGCTGTTGATTAAACAAGCACCCACTGCTCCCATGAATACTCGAACTCCGCCCACTATGATTGATGCCGTAAACGCATTGACACTAGTATCAACTGAGTGGAAGAAATCAACAGCATAATATAATATGACGTATATGCCAGACATTTCTTGGAACATGAAGAAGACTATCAGGAGACAGAATGGCTTCAACACGCTTCTTCGCTTGAATAGTGCAAGCTTCTGTCTGAAGGTCATACTATCGACTTTTCGGTCTTTAGTGAACTCCATTAACTCCTGCTGCGCTGTGCTATTGTTTTGTCTTAGCCAAAACATGGAGTTGTAGGCTTCTTTCATCTGTCCCTTGGAAGCCAGCCAGAGCGGTGATTCAGGAACGAAGTACATCAAAAAGGGAGTAAGTAAAGAGACTCCGGCGCATATAGCGGCGACTTTCCGCCAGTGCACGAAGGATCCGAGGGAGTAGATCACGAAAATGCCGGTGGACACCAGGCCCGGACCCAGCGCGCTGAGAACGCCCCGTTTTTCGGGGGTCGTGATCTCTGCCACGTAGATGTAGGAGGCTGTTGACATGCCtggaaaatgaaaaaggttttggttaaatataaaaaggaaATATAATGACATAGGTTCCAAGGGACGACGATACTCGCAGCTACCAAAATAGTAGTAGACACAATACTAACTTAGTCTGGATAGCTTCAGAGCATTTGACGTTAAATGATAAATTTAAAGCTCAATATAAGGTCGTGGTTATGCGAGGATCGACATGgttcaatacaatacaaatactctttattgcacacatcaaaataagaaaatagTACAGAGAAAGTAGAGGTTGTTTACCAGTATTCTTTTCGCTAaaaagtgatctcttccagacttCATCGGCTCCTAAATAGCGTTGGCTTGTGTTATAAACGGTAAAGATAAGAAATATCAGTGATGGACTCACCAATGGTAAAGCCGGTGATGAACCGGCCGACGCAGAGGAAGACGTAAGTCTCGGAGAACGCGATGACCAGCCACCCCACCAGGTTGGGGAGGACTATGGACTGAAGAAGTAACCGCCGACCGACGGCATCCACCATCATGCCACCGAGCAGCGCGCCGATTGGGTTGGAGATTACGCCCAAACTTGCTGGAAGAAGAAAGGAAGGGgtcaataaatgaatttaaaagaCTAATGGATGAAATGAAAGGAATTTATTCCGACCTTCCCAAAGTAATTTTCTGCAAATCCGATAGTAAAGATACAAGAGCAGAAATGAACAAGATACTGATGAGGTTTAAGATTTCTATAAGTGTTGCTGTTGATTAGTGGATTTTTAATACCTCACTAATCTTTAGCAGATGCTCACTTCAATGAAAAAGATTTTTCTTCGATGTTTGATGacattttatattgaatattagttaaaattttgaaaatcaccGATCATTTTTCTTTGACATTTTGTCatgtgcaataaaattgtattatttctaGCACTCGTGACTCGTTATGCTCATTAGTTATCTTGTCTCACAGATTATTACTAGATTACCTATTACTTAGGCACTTTTTAAAACCGATTTCACTTAATACAAACAAGATATCGCAGAACAAAAGAACCACAAAATTGTGGTACAATTTCCCTTCTTGCGATAGCAACTGCAGTGCACCTTGACAATAGTTGTGCAAgacaattaaaacatttaatattaaCTATTGCGTTCCATTTTGGATTAGCAGCGGTCATGTAATTCAAttaataggtaattttttttgttaatttcataCACACATTTCGTTTCATAAACACATTTTCACAAACATAGCTAAAACTATTGGGAGTGTTCTTTTTCAATCGTCGATTATCAAAGacaatttattgtacttatGGGTAGTTTCTTAGTTCGCTGTTGATTTACGTTGCGTTGATCATTCCGTCAATTATGGTTTTAAGAAAATTCCACAGAAATTAAAGGATGCTCTCAATTTGGCAATAGAAAATTACGATCcccatataaaaatatgataagttTCTGAAAATTTTCCACATGGATATTTGGCTATTTTGGAAAGTTTCCGACGGCACAATCAGACTTAGTcgcacatttatttatttttctttgtcaaaACAATTCAAAGTGAGTCATGttactaaataattttatcagAAAATCTTAAGTTTTGGAGTTCGTACTTGTTTTTGGACCTTTAGATAGCCATATCTGGTAATCATTACAAACTATTAAATCGATATATTTTTATCCCCAATACGTGACTGACACTAAAGTGCAGAGCTTAGCAACCTTCCCCCTCACTATCAGGCAGCAGGAGTGCAGAACAAATTATATCTATAAACACTACTATCAGTTTGCACAAAACTCGCAAATGTTGACTTTTCCATACGGAATTTCACAACAGTAAGAAAGTAGTAAGATTAAGATTAGGTTGGTCAAGTGCATGTATTATCTACAAGTGTTTACTAAAATAAACTAATCCGATACGAGTATATATGACAGATGCATGTCATTGATTATTATAATCTGGCGGGATGTCTTTTATTACGCTGAAACGTATGGTAATCGGCTTTCACGGCgataagttataaataaagtaataaataaataaagtgttggttaagactcaagtCCTTTAAGTCTTCTGCtgtaagactcgactcagtttttcagactctagtCATTAAGTCGAAACTTGAGTCCTTATCGAGATCTAATACTCTCAAATGATGtacaaaagttttctaaaaggCATTGTCTCCACATTAAATTCATGGGTTAtgcgaaaaatatttaaaaaaatcaattttccTTTGTGTTACTCGtagataaaacctatgaaatttTTGACGAAGTCTAAGTATTTGAAGACTCAAGTCCTTTTAAATTGCACTTAAAAAACTCAATAAAGAACTCGACTCGGGAAAAGGACTCGGATGTTTTCCAAGCGCAGAGTCGCATAATAACGATGGAGTGATTCAAATTTAGACTTGAACGACTCGTGTTTTATATCGGTGTTGTTTATCGTTTAACTTGATCAATAGTATCGACCGTGAACTAAACTTTCCGCGGTTAAATAAAACCGTGTGAGTTATTAATAGTAACGAATACAATGCGATCATTGGGATGATGTTTATACAAAACAGACACGCGTATATCTGTTTCACACGCAATGTGCGCGGGGAACGGCGTGTATTGTTTGTGTGCTTATATTATTGTATACTCGAGGGAAATTTGGCACGAAGCGCGGGCCGAAATAAACCTAGCGGTCCGTGGCAAATGAGTTCGTTCACTATTTCTTTGGCTTATTATTGTGTGGAGTTGTGAAAAACGATTTTGTCTAGATTATTTGGGTCTTCTATACAGGGTGCTCGCGAGGAACCCATATAACTTTACCAGCATATAGCTGAGgtcgtaatatttaaaaaacattatataaacataggtcgaaattagatttttaacttttttaacttttcatacaaattaaataaattatttttggttcACCAGTAACACAATGCCTTAGGACGAGCTGGCAACGTTTGTTATTGTCTCTATCTCTTTTCACTAGAACGGCAAGTAAGTCACATAGACATTTCTTgtcaaacaaattatttcaaaccagAATGTACATAATGTGCAATCGGATCTCTTTACCTATGTatgatttacttatttaagGCTTGCCACACACTAGTATTTCCGCCCGCAggattatgataattatgaatattatgatcaaCCACCGGCGATTTAAATCGTagttgtacagtcgacgtcaaaaatatgtttacaatttttcaccttatttctttgtatttaggttcaaaagtgtaaacatattttcaatcTGTAAGTCAATATCTGGCAGTGTTGTCAGTAGATACATATCACTAGAACTAAGTACCTATTGCATGGAtccaaaagttaaaaatatcgcactgtgaaaataaatgttttaagtacgcattaaaattattaccaGTCTATTATTGTCGAtacgtaaataattttagtaatattttatcaatCT
Protein-coding regions in this window:
- the LOC133524691 gene encoding facilitated trehalose transporter Tret1-2 homolog isoform X2, with product MSARFARGACGACGACAVCGTGRARTMLATIKSCWKVWRYGDLYMVLAALAAQSINISVGFCQGFSAVLLPQYTHEHPNITYEQSSWIASLGVISNPIGALLGGMMVDAVGRRLLLQSIVLPNLVGWLVIAFSETYVFLCVGRFITGFTIGMSTASYIYVAEITTPEKRGVLSALGPGLVSTGIFVIYSLGSFVHWRKVAAICAGVSLLTPFLMYFVPESPLWLASKGQMKEAYNSMFWLRQNNSTAQQELMEFTKDRKVDSMTFRQKLALFKRRSVLKPFCLLIVFFMFQEMSGIYVILYYAVDFFHSVDTSVNAFTASIIVGGVRVFMGAVGACLINSFRRKTLAATSGLLLGVTMLGAAVCDTVNGPPLLKLVCVLLHVSFSMVGFLQLPWIMSGELYPQDIRGVMSGATACCAYVLIFFNIKTYPQLENVLTSNGTLYLFAFCALLGASYCLLFLPETKGKSLTEIMKQFDEEKKEIDPEVGKHYGMEGRPVQRRHSAGASVSLEKNKEIFAPRWIHKDGEKIPGHHE
- the LOC133524691 gene encoding facilitated trehalose transporter Tret1-2 homolog isoform X1; the encoded protein is MLTKKLMEILKRSARFARGACGACGACAVCGTGRARTMLATIKSCWKVWRYGDLYMVLAALAAQSINISVGFCQGFSAVLLPQYTHEHPNITYEQSSWIASLGVISNPIGALLGGMMVDAVGRRLLLQSIVLPNLVGWLVIAFSETYVFLCVGRFITGFTIGMSTASYIYVAEITTPEKRGVLSALGPGLVSTGIFVIYSLGSFVHWRKVAAICAGVSLLTPFLMYFVPESPLWLASKGQMKEAYNSMFWLRQNNSTAQQELMEFTKDRKVDSMTFRQKLALFKRRSVLKPFCLLIVFFMFQEMSGIYVILYYAVDFFHSVDTSVNAFTASIIVGGVRVFMGAVGACLINSFRRKTLAATSGLLLGVTMLGAAVCDTVNGPPLLKLVCVLLHVSFSMVGFLQLPWIMSGELYPQDIRGVMSGATACCAYVLIFFNIKTYPQLENVLTSNGTLYLFAFCALLGASYCLLFLPETKGKSLTEIMKQFDEEKKEIDPEVGKHYGMEGRPVQRRHSAGASVSLEKNKEIFAPRWIHKDGEKIPGHHE